A stretch of Ipomoea triloba cultivar NCNSP0323 chromosome 11, ASM357664v1 DNA encodes these proteins:
- the LOC115997107 gene encoding serine--tRNA ligase-like has translation MLDINLFREDKGHNPEVIRESQRRRSANVDIVDEVIELDKVWRQRQFELDNLRKEFNKINKEVAKLKIAKQDASGLIKNTEENKKLTAKKEEEVQEARAALYKRLEVIGNLVHDSVPVSDNEDNNAIIRQWGDKRTESGLKNHVELVKLLGIADLDKGAKIAGGRGYYLKDAGVDLNQALIMFALDFLRKKGYSRLQTPFFMRQDIMGKCAQLAQFDEELYKVTGEGDDKYLIATSEQPLCAYHMDDWIHPSELPLRYAGYSTCFRKEAGSHGRDTLGIFRVHQFEKVEQFCMTSPNGNDSWDMHEEMMNNSEEFFQQLKIPYHVVSIVSGALNDAAAKKYDLEGWFPASATHRELVSCSNCTDYQSRRLEIRYGQKKGNDQSAKQYVHLLNSTLTATERTLCCILENYQKEDGVEVPEVLQPYMGGVTFLPFKSVPTGKDKKSK, from the exons ATGCTTGACATAAATCTATTCCGAGAAGACAAGGGCCACAACCCTGAAGTCATCCGAGAATCTCAACGTCGGCGGTCTGCTAACGTTGATATTGTCGACGAGGTCATTGAGCTTGACAAAGTGTGGCGTCAGC GTCAATTTGAGCTCGATAATTTGCGTAAAGAATTTAACAAGATCAACAAAGAAGTGGCCAAGCTGAAGATA GCCAAACAAGATGCAAGTGGGTTAATTAAGAATACCGAGGAGAACAAGAAATTGACTgcaaaaaaggaagaagaagtgCAGGAGGCCCGAGCAGCATTGTATAAAAGGTTGGAAGTTATTGGAAACCTTGTACATGACTCAGTTCCAGTTAGTGATAATGAG GACAATAATGCTATCATTCGTCAATGGGGTGATAAGAGAACTGAATCAGGGCTTAAAAACCATGTTGAGCTTGTCAAGCTTCTTGGGATTGCAGATTTGGACAAGG GTGCAAAAATTGCTGGAGGTAGAGGCTACTATCTGAAAGATGCTGGCGTTGATCTGAACCAAGCACTAATCATGTTTGCCCttgattttttgagaaaaaagggATACTCTCGATTGCAAACTCCTTTCTTCATGAGGCAAGATATCATGGGAAAATGTGCTCAACTAGCACAATTTGATGAGGAACTCTACAAG GTAACTGGCGAGGGAGATGACAAATATCTAATTGCGACATCTGAACAGCCTCTGTGTGCTTATCATATGGATGATTGGATTCATCCCTCAGAGCTACCATTAAG ATATGCAGGATATTCGACTTGCTTTCGTAAAGAAGCTGGTTCTCATGGCCGTGACACTCTTGGGATTTTTCGTGTTCATCAATTTGAAAAAGTTGAGCAATTTTGTATGACTAGCCCAAATGGCAATGACTCCTGGGACATGCATGAGGAGATGATGAATAACTCTGAGGAATTTTTCCAGCAG CTAAAGATTCCCTATCATGTTGTTTCAATTGTTTCTGGTGCATTAAACGATGCTGCTGCAAAAAAGTATGATTTAGAAGGCTGGTTCCCTGCCTCTGCCACACACAGAGAACTTGTTTCATGCTCAAACTGCACGGATTACCAATCAAGAAGATTGGAAATTCGGTATGGGCAGAAAAAG GGAAATGACCAATCGGCGAAACAATATGTTCATTTATTGAACTCTACTTTGACAGCTACAGAGAGGACTCTCTGCTGTATCCTCGAGAATTACCAGAAGGAGGATGGGGTGGAGGTCCCCGAAGTATTGCAACCTTACATGGGTGGAGTGACATTCCTTCCGTTCAAGAGTGTCCCAACTGGTAAAGATAAAAAATCCAAATGA